A region of Sulfurimonas sp. DNA encodes the following proteins:
- a CDS encoding NgoPII family restriction endonuclease, giving the protein MSNILKAFINIVNNYQVNVANITHGNNRANNMGEGLEAYIKKAFANNFQETNIRRQKSNLRQTFSYIGATNSPPDIILTNSDAIEIKKTETVGTLQFNSSQPKPKLYSTNPRISDRCKNSDNGNWTEKDIIYTMGHIPKDTKQLKSLWFVYGTCYAANENIYQAIETRIKQSLDQIDDLSINIDSLDITYLRIRGMWVIKHPSKVFDDLYEQTNEVFNLIAIIPIDKYNSFPIEDRTAIESIETIVTTDEIISDPNNAADTMNIKLLVFRVT; this is encoded by the coding sequence ATGTCTAATATATTAAAAGCCTTTATAAATATTGTAAATAACTATCAAGTTAATGTAGCGAATATAACACATGGGAACAATAGAGCAAACAATATGGGTGAAGGACTTGAGGCTTACATTAAAAAAGCTTTTGCCAATAATTTTCAAGAAACAAATATAAGAAGACAAAAATCAAATTTAAGACAAACTTTTTCATATATTGGAGCTACAAATAGTCCTCCTGATATTATATTAACTAATAGTGACGCTATAGAGATAAAAAAAACAGAAACTGTAGGCACTTTGCAATTTAATAGTTCTCAACCTAAACCTAAATTATATTCAACTAACCCTAGAATTAGTGATAGATGTAAAAATAGTGATAATGGAAATTGGACTGAAAAAGATATCATATACACAATGGGGCATATTCCTAAAGATACTAAACAATTAAAATCTTTATGGTTTGTTTATGGAACTTGTTATGCTGCAAATGAAAATATCTATCAAGCAATAGAAACAAGAATTAAACAATCATTAGATCAAATAGATGACTTGAGTATTAATATTGATTCTTTAGATATTACATATTTAAGAATTAGGGGAATGTGGGTTATTAAACATCCAAGTAAGGTTTTTGATGACTTGTATGAACAGACGAATGAAGTATTTAATTTAATTGCAATTATTCCTATTGATAAATATAATAGTTTTCCCATAGAAGATAGGACTGCAATTGAAAGTATTGAAACAATAGTTACTACAGATGAAATTATTTCAGACCCAAATAATGCAGCAGATACCATGAATATAAAACTTTTAGTTTTTAGGGTGACATAA
- a CDS encoding DNA cytosine methyltransferase produces MNIISLFSGAGGLDLGFEKAGFKTTWANEYDKEIWETFEKNFPKTTLDRRSISKIPSDEIPETLGLIGGPPCQSWSEAGKSRGIDDDRGQLFFEFIRVLKDKKPLFFLAENVSGMLAPKHKDALENIKNHFINSGYSLSFKLLNAHDYNVPQTRKRIFFIGFRKDLNITFQFPKEFEKKRFLKDVIDDLKNNVLSAKDKNYTNSDECKIDNHEYMIGGFSSMFMSRNRVRSWDEPSFTIQAGGRHAPLHPQAPKMQFVEQNKRIFVPKHEQLYRRLSVRECARIQTFPDTHKFYYNNLTAGYKMVGNAVPPNLAYFLAKKIIEDLNELQLNKLIIKNSITYEKKESFETQIASL; encoded by the coding sequence ATGAATATTATTTCTTTATTTTCTGGAGCAGGAGGATTAGATTTAGGATTTGAAAAAGCAGGTTTTAAAACTACTTGGGCAAATGAATATGATAAAGAAATTTGGGAAACATTTGAAAAAAACTTTCCAAAGACAACTTTAGATAGAAGAAGTATTTCAAAAATACCATCAGATGAAATACCTGAAACATTAGGACTTATTGGTGGACCGCCTTGTCAAAGCTGGAGTGAAGCAGGAAAATCAAGAGGAATAGATGATGATAGAGGTCAACTCTTCTTTGAATTTATTCGCGTTTTAAAAGATAAAAAACCTCTATTTTTTTTAGCAGAAAATGTATCAGGTATGTTAGCTCCCAAACATAAAGATGCATTAGAAAATATCAAAAATCATTTTATAAATAGTGGATATAGTTTATCATTTAAACTTTTAAATGCTCATGATTATAATGTACCACAGACAAGAAAAAGAATTTTTTTTATTGGTTTTAGAAAAGACTTAAATATAACATTTCAATTTCCAAAAGAATTCGAAAAAAAAAGATTTTTAAAAGATGTAATTGATGACTTAAAAAATAATGTTTTATCAGCTAAAGATAAAAACTACACAAATAGCGATGAATGCAAAATAGACAATCATGAATATATGATTGGTGGGTTTTCTTCAATGTTTATGTCAAGAAATAGAGTGAGAAGTTGGGATGAACCTTCTTTTACAATTCAAGCAGGTGGAAGACATGCACCACTTCATCCACAAGCTCCAAAGATGCAGTTTGTTGAGCAGAATAAAAGAATTTTTGTGCCAAAACATGAACAGCTATATAGAAGATTAAGTGTAAGAGAATGTGCGAGAATACAAACTTTCCCAGATACTCACAAGTTTTACTATAATAATTTAACAGCTGGTTATAAGATGGTAGGAAATGCTGTTCCCCCAAATTTAGCATATTTTTTAGCTAAAAAAATAATTGAAGATTTGAATGAACTCCAATTGAATAAATTAATAATAAAAAATTCTATAACCTATGAAAAAAAAGAATCTTTTGAAACTCAAATTGCATCACTTTAA
- a CDS encoding aminoglycoside phosphotransferase family protein, whose translation MDKIKEWLKTTSYKNYEISVASADASFRKYYRLSLDDKTVLFMDSSLEKDSLTPFIDITSRLLEVGLHAPKILKKNLENGFLIIEDFGNTHYLNVLDAKNFKELYLQAIDTIITMQKAGTKDLPLYDKAFLHFEMDLMKEWYLEKNLALVLNESQIELIQMCLDAISDVVLSQPQDVFVHRDFHSRNIMITSQNEIGVIDYQDAMSGAITYDLVSLLKDCYISYEREDILKLVLEFRDKKGLDIDDETFIKWFDFMGLQRHIKVLGIFSRLYLRDKKDGYLKDIPLTLKYTIDTANLYSETKELAKLLKEVQ comes from the coding sequence TTGGATAAAATAAAAGAGTGGTTAAAAACTACTTCATATAAAAACTATGAAATCAGTGTGGCATCTGCAGATGCTAGTTTTAGAAAATATTACAGGTTATCCTTAGATGATAAAACAGTTTTATTTATGGATTCTTCTTTAGAAAAAGATTCACTTACTCCTTTTATAGACATTACTTCAAGACTTTTAGAAGTTGGACTTCATGCACCTAAGATACTAAAAAAAAATTTAGAAAATGGCTTTTTAATTATAGAAGATTTTGGAAATACTCACTACTTAAATGTTCTAGATGCTAAGAACTTTAAAGAGTTGTATTTACAAGCGATAGACACAATCATAACAATGCAAAAAGCAGGTACAAAAGACTTGCCTCTTTATGACAAAGCTTTTTTACACTTTGAAATGGACTTAATGAAAGAGTGGTATTTAGAAAAAAATCTTGCTCTTGTTTTAAATGAATCTCAAATAGAACTTATACAAATGTGTCTAGATGCCATTAGTGATGTTGTTCTTTCTCAACCTCAAGATGTTTTTGTTCATAGAGATTTTCACTCACGAAACATTATGATAACTTCACAAAATGAAATCGGTGTTATTGATTATCAAGATGCTATGAGTGGAGCTATTACTTATGATTTGGTTTCACTTTTAAAAGATTGTTATATCTCTTACGAAAGAGAAGATATTTTAAAACTTGTTTTAGAGTTTCGAGATAAAAAAGGCTTAGATATTGATGATGAAACTTTTATAAAATGGTTTGATTTTATGGGTTTACAAAGACACATAAAAGTTCTTGGCATCTTTAGCAGACTCTATCTTCGTGATAAAAAAGATGGCTATTTAAAAGATATTCCGCTTACTTTAAAATACACTATCGACACAGCAAATCTTTACAGCGAAACAAAAGAATTAGCAAAATTGCTAAAAGAAGTTCAATGA
- the murU gene encoding N-acetylmuramate alpha-1-phosphate uridylyltransferase MurU codes for MKAMILCAGRGERMRPLTDTLPKPLLEVKGKPLVVWHLEKLSRLGFKDVVINIAHLGFKIPELLGDGSKWGLNIIYSDEQREGALESAGGIKKALPFFDDDTFLVVNGDVFCDYDFDGDFDLKDKLAHLILVPNPEHNKDGDFGLRDDFVTNIDEVNYTFSGIGYYSPKLFKNIANEKTALAPILKKAIQKQKISGEIYNNMWHDIGTPQRLENINR; via the coding sequence ATGAAAGCGATGATATTATGTGCTGGTCGTGGAGAGAGAATGCGACCACTTACAGACACTCTACCAAAACCTCTACTTGAGGTAAAAGGCAAACCTTTAGTTGTCTGGCATCTAGAGAAATTATCGCGTTTAGGCTTTAAAGATGTTGTAATAAATATAGCTCATTTAGGTTTTAAAATACCTGAGCTTCTTGGAGATGGCTCGAAATGGGGTTTAAATATTATTTACTCTGATGAGCAAAGAGAAGGAGCGCTAGAGAGCGCTGGTGGAATAAAAAAAGCACTGCCTTTTTTTGATGATGATACTTTTTTGGTTGTCAATGGAGATGTTTTTTGTGATTATGATTTTGATGGAGATTTTGACTTGAAAGACAAGTTGGCTCATCTTATTTTAGTACCAAATCCAGAACATAATAAAGATGGAGATTTTGGTTTAAGAGATGATTTTGTCACAAATATCGATGAGGTTAACTATACATTTTCAGGTATTGGGTATTATTCGCCTAAACTTTTTAAAAATATTGCTAATGAAAAAACTGCTTTAGCACCAATCTTAAAAAAAGCAATACAAAAACAAAAAATCAGCGGAGAAATTTACAATAATATGTGGCACGATATAGGAACACCCCAGCGACTGGAAAATATAAACAGATGA
- a CDS encoding lytic murein transglycosylase, whose product MKKTVLLLLLASMLNAKYTNCDFQNKDYEDICNKAVKRGVSYKYANEFLLSYFKTQKYDEISWKYLQPRHITKFKNNERKANKVLVNHISKIVKHLKKYKEVYDYSEKTYGVNREIIASILMKETKLGQIKPTHDAFIVFNTIVVRTKAKTKREKWLLKMGKTNMISIIKHCYKKGVTPEQCNLPSSYAGAVGIPQFMPNSFIYTKGYKNKVADLTKMEDAIISASRFLHKKAAYSKLIEWNKMPDIKKLELSWYKFEANNDNASLVYSENKHGKKYECFTCDKENLIYFKEYTKKIMRYNNSSNYAIGVMRLAYDSNKKLDRK is encoded by the coding sequence ATGAAGAAAACAGTACTACTTTTACTCTTAGCATCTATGTTAAATGCAAAATATACAAACTGTGACTTTCAAAACAAAGATTATGAAGATATTTGTAACAAAGCGGTAAAGAGAGGCGTTTCATATAAATACGCAAACGAATTTTTACTATCGTATTTTAAAACACAAAAGTATGATGAGATTAGCTGGAAGTACCTGCAACCTCGCCATATAACTAAATTTAAGAACAATGAGCGAAAAGCAAATAAAGTTTTAGTGAATCATATTTCAAAGATAGTAAAACATCTAAAAAAGTACAAAGAAGTTTATGATTATAGTGAAAAAACATATGGAGTAAACCGTGAAATCATTGCATCTATACTTATGAAAGAAACTAAACTTGGACAAATCAAACCAACTCATGATGCTTTTATAGTTTTTAATACCATAGTTGTAAGAACAAAAGCTAAAACAAAACGCGAAAAATGGCTTCTTAAAATGGGCAAAACAAATATGATTTCAATCATTAAACATTGTTATAAAAAAGGTGTAACACCTGAACAATGTAACTTGCCAAGTTCTTACGCGGGAGCAGTTGGTATCCCTCAGTTTATGCCAAATAGTTTTATATATACCAAAGGGTATAAAAACAAAGTGGCTGATTTAACAAAGATGGAAGATGCCATCATTTCAGCTAGTAGATTTCTTCATAAAAAGGCTGCTTATTCTAAACTTATAGAGTGGAATAAAATGCCAGATATAAAAAAACTAGAATTATCTTGGTATAAATTTGAAGCTAATAATGATAATGCATCGCTCGTATACTCTGAAAATAAACATGGAAAAAAGTATGAATGTTTTACTTGTGATAAAGAAAATTTAATCTATTTTAAAGAATACACAAAAAAAATTATGCGTTACAACAATTCTTCAAATTACGCTATTGGTGTAATGAGATTAGCTTATGATTCCAACAAGAAACTCGACAGAAAATAA
- a CDS encoding GGDEF domain-containing protein → MKYRTKLPLDIIILALLIILTAITLLLFDVSEMIYAFTRKHEDLELDELILTLAFTSFYMLLFIVRRFFTIKQLLKHANTDSLIGITNRRKGTEYILNEIEYIKSSTYNSSLIMYDLDHFKEINDTYGHDVGDSVLQEVTQLVIDDIRNKDSLIRWGGEEFILICPDCDLKDAANLAERFRAKIEKHMYINNIKLTASFGVSQLKYKENFKELLIRVDKNLYKSKESGRNKVTHLFAQSLF, encoded by the coding sequence ATGAAATATAGAACTAAATTACCCTTAGATATTATTATTTTAGCTTTGCTAATTATTTTAACAGCTATTACTTTATTGTTGTTCGATGTTAGTGAAATGATATATGCCTTTACAAGAAAACATGAAGATTTAGAACTAGATGAATTAATTCTTACCTTAGCATTTACTTCTTTTTATATGCTGTTATTTATCGTTCGACGATTTTTTACAATAAAGCAACTTTTAAAACATGCTAATACTGATTCTCTAATTGGAATAACTAATAGACGAAAAGGCACGGAGTATATTTTAAATGAAATAGAATATATAAAATCATCAACCTATAACTCTTCATTAATTATGTATGACCTTGACCATTTTAAAGAAATCAATGATACATATGGACATGATGTCGGAGACTCTGTATTACAAGAGGTAACACAATTGGTAATTGATGATATAAGAAATAAAGACTCTCTTATTAGATGGGGTGGAGAAGAATTTATTTTAATATGTCCTGATTGTGATTTAAAAGACGCAGCTAATTTAGCAGAAAGATTTAGAGCTAAAATAGAAAAACATATGTATATAAATAACATTAAATTAACTGCAAGTTTTGGTGTTTCTCAATTAAAATACAAAGAAAATTTCAAAGAACTGCTTATCAGAGTAGATAAGAACTTATACAAAAGTAAAGAATCTGGTAGAAATAAGGTTACTCATCTTTTTGCACAGTCCCTATTTTAA
- a CDS encoding NYN domain-containing protein → MKKQQNNIAMFIDCDNVSSKYIESIFDDLSQYGTVNIRRAYGDWKDKKLHGWENILQDYNIKPIQQFAYTKGKNATDIAMIIDIMDILYTKELEAVVLITSDSDFTPIVTRILSDGLTVYGYGESKTPMAFVNACSQFIYVEKLSVLEDDETIEDIFKDKKHPAVTEAVTKYAGNNYNIRKDYKLINILKQGVERTSDEQGWADVKDMSMYIRKNSSFSQVNYGFKKMGDLIKALDLFDMEYLGDRKTQLMIKTREKWHK, encoded by the coding sequence ATGAAAAAACAACAAAATAATATAGCAATGTTTATAGATTGCGATAATGTAAGTTCAAAATACATAGAAAGTATATTTGATGATTTATCTCAGTATGGAACTGTAAATATCAGAAGAGCTTACGGAGATTGGAAAGACAAAAAACTTCACGGCTGGGAAAATATTTTACAAGATTATAATATTAAACCCATTCAACAGTTTGCTTATACAAAAGGTAAAAATGCAACAGATATCGCTATGATAATTGATATTATGGATATTCTATACACTAAAGAACTTGAAGCAGTTGTTTTGATAACTAGCGATAGTGATTTTACTCCTATTGTCACAAGAATATTATCTGATGGATTAACTGTCTATGGCTATGGAGAATCTAAAACGCCGATGGCATTTGTAAATGCATGTTCTCAATTCATATATGTTGAAAAACTAAGTGTTTTAGAAGATGATGAAACTATTGAAGATATTTTTAAAGACAAGAAACACCCCGCTGTTACTGAAGCCGTCACAAAATATGCTGGAAACAACTATAATATACGAAAAGACTATAAACTGATAAATATACTTAAACAAGGTGTTGAAAGAACATCAGATGAACAAGGATGGGCAGATGTTAAAGATATGTCTATGTATATAAGAAAAAACTCTTCCTTTTCCCAAGTTAATTATGGTTTTAAAAAAATGGGCGACCTTATAAAAGCACTAGATTTATTTGATATGGAATATCTAGGAGATAGAAAAACTCAACTAATGATAAAAACGCGAGAGAAGTGGCATAAGTAA
- a CDS encoding DUF1294 domain-containing protein — MVHIDFTLTYFEVYLLCSNLLASLLYGYDKLLALNHSKIISRISENKLLFTTLIGGTVGAILSMFIFRHKIRKPSFMIKFSLVVIIQLGVIFLYIKGIFSGL, encoded by the coding sequence TTGGTACATATTGATTTTACTCTTACTTACTTTGAAGTCTATCTACTGTGTAGTAATTTACTAGCATCTTTACTTTATGGATATGATAAATTACTCGCACTAAATCATTCTAAAATAATATCAAGAATCTCTGAAAACAAACTATTGTTTACTACTCTAATCGGGGGAACAGTTGGTGCCATACTCTCTATGTTTATATTTAGACATAAAATAAGAAAACCATCTTTTATGATAAAGTTTAGTCTTGTAGTTATAATACAGTTAGGTGTAATTTTTTTATATATCAAAGGGATTTTTAGTGGATTATGA
- a CDS encoding GDSL-type esterase/lipase family protein, with the protein MSRMSFILLALFFSLVLVIVYQKNSNDINGVVLKEDSVILAFGDSLTNGFGAGYEFSYPKYMERKTGLKVINAGVDGEFSYEGLARLPKLLKHKPDLVILCHGGNDILNKLSSEELKSNLLAMVRLIQNSGAKVLLVGVPDFSLFSFSTHDIYGEVADETDILLEDEVLTHIELNRSLKSDYVHPNEKGYEKMADAFIEVLKLKI; encoded by the coding sequence ATGAGTAGGATGTCATTTATATTATTAGCTTTATTTTTTAGTCTTGTATTAGTAATTGTATATCAAAAAAATAGCAACGATATCAATGGTGTAGTATTGAAGGAGGATAGTGTGATACTGGCATTTGGAGATAGTCTTACTAATGGTTTTGGAGCAGGGTACGAGTTTAGTTATCCAAAATATATGGAGAGAAAAACAGGTTTAAAAGTTATAAATGCTGGGGTAGATGGAGAGTTCTCCTATGAAGGATTGGCTCGTTTACCAAAATTGCTAAAACATAAACCAGACTTAGTGATACTTTGTCATGGAGGTAATGATATACTCAATAAACTATCATCAGAAGAGTTAAAAAGCAATCTACTTGCAATGGTAAGGCTTATTCAAAACTCTGGTGCAAAAGTACTGCTAGTTGGTGTTCCTGACTTTTCTCTTTTTAGTTTTTCTACACATGACATTTACGGTGAAGTGGCGGATGAAACTGATATATTGCTCGAGGATGAAGTTCTAACACATATAGAATTAAACCGTTCTCTTAAAAGTGACTATGTGCATCCAAATGAAAAAGGTTATGAAAAGATGGCTGATGCTTTTATTGAAGTGTTGAAGTTAAAAATATAA
- a CDS encoding DEAD/DEAH box helicase, whose amino-acid sequence MLEETTKKHSIKKYYDNVNVGKRTKQVVYLSEQQDKDAMFELYLKSNEKKQSVVVVKSKRRADELCVYLNSKDIDATVIHGNHRKEQLEKGAQEFNAGSINIFITTDKILQSLELNHIETIINYDLPSEHEDYFSRLLLVDEVGESISFVSPEEEGYLATIEIRLKNEISQEILEGFVPTTEDKIIHKIKEKKKKPRHRKNK is encoded by the coding sequence ATGTTAGAAGAAACAACTAAAAAGCATAGTATAAAAAAGTATTATGATAATGTAAATGTTGGTAAACGCACAAAACAAGTAGTATATTTGTCTGAACAGCAAGATAAAGATGCTATGTTTGAGTTGTATCTTAAAAGTAATGAGAAAAAGCAAAGTGTAGTTGTTGTAAAAAGTAAGCGTAGAGCAGATGAACTTTGTGTTTATCTAAACTCAAAAGATATAGATGCCACTGTAATACATGGCAATCATAGAAAAGAGCAACTTGAAAAAGGGGCGCAAGAATTTAATGCAGGTAGTATAAATATTTTTATAACTACTGACAAAATCTTACAGTCTTTAGAACTAAATCATATAGAAACTATTATAAATTACGATCTTCCATCTGAGCATGAAGATTATTTTAGCCGTCTTTTGTTGGTGGATGAGGTAGGAGAGTCTATCTCTTTTGTTTCTCCTGAAGAAGAGGGCTATCTCGCTACAATCGAGATAAGATTAAAAAATGAAATTTCACAAGAGATTCTTGAGGGTTTTGTACCAACAACTGAAGATAAAATAATTCACAAAATTAAAGAGAAAAAGAAGAAACCTCGTCACCGTAAAAATAAATGA
- a CDS encoding 3'-5' exonuclease encodes MIILDFETNSANIHDVIEVAAFRVELIENEYKILDTFHRYYFSEYEVNPHALAVHKLSPDRLVRLRKDVDYEEYFEDDADFIDFCKNTKTLVAHNISFEVRHIGDLLSFEHHFCTMKENKKIVKATNIKGNLKNPKLIETCAYYNIEFDDEQYHSAIYDVTKTLEILNMMDFKL; translated from the coding sequence ATGATAATTTTAGACTTTGAGACAAACTCGGCAAATATTCATGATGTAATAGAAGTAGCCGCTTTTCGTGTAGAACTTATAGAAAATGAGTATAAAATCTTAGACACTTTTCATCGCTATTATTTTTCAGAGTATGAAGTAAATCCTCATGCTCTTGCTGTACATAAACTCTCTCCAGATAGACTGGTGAGATTAAGAAAAGATGTAGATTATGAAGAGTATTTTGAAGACGATGCAGACTTTATAGACTTTTGTAAAAACACTAAAACTCTAGTTGCTCACAATATATCGTTTGAGGTAAGACATATCGGAGATTTACTCTCGTTTGAGCATCATTTTTGTACCATGAAAGAGAATAAAAAAATTGTTAAAGCTACTAATATTAAAGGCAATCTAAAAAATCCAAAACTCATTGAGACTTGTGCATATTATAACATTGAGTTTGATGATGAACAATACCATAGTGCTATATATGATGTGACTAAAACTTTGGAAATTTTAAATATGATGGATTTTAAACTTTAA
- the hrpB gene encoding ATP-dependent helicase HrpB → MSDMINLPIHEVLQDLKSSLQTNSTLILEAPPGAGKSTVVPISLLDGKTIIMLEPRRVAARMVATQMAKLLGEELGQSVGYQVKMDSVYTKDTKILVVTEAILVRKLQANQTLDNVAMIIFDEFHERSIHTDLSLALSLQVQELLRDDLKILIMSATLNSKEISSLLGSIPVITSKGKMYEVQNIYLDIKTSQPDARFLNSLLLNTTLKALKENDGDILVFLAGVKEIKNLQNSLCNSCASKDILVLPLYSSLPKKEQDRAINKSSKRKIILSTNIAQTSLTIEGVKVVIDSGLEKQSRYNYSNAMNHLDLTFISKDAAIQRAGRAGRLSNGTCYRLWHESKILQQSTKPEILRADLSSLILDLALWGVDEFDELKFLDIPNQNIIEESKKVLKELEMLDDSFKITPFGVDALSLGLHPRFAYMILKATNLGFAYEACLLASLLSEKDIFKNSSKDSDISSRFTHLIEKDFDSIYINRFKAKEVISGAEFFYKKLKSIKKVPKKNSSFNLELLSVLLLFAYPDRLARQRVKNDNKYILSNAKGALLHVEDSLFNQEFLVVANLHAHDKDSVINLALSIEMAKIQEYFSSLILKQESISYNKELKKFDIRENTYFLQLLLHSKPSPSFAKHNFKKLLLALVKKEGLEILTWSKKATKLKNRVNFLNHHQEFIDFSDDTLLNTLNVWLKPYLSGVTTIKALEALDVYNMLLSLLPWDKQQLLDAKAPPSVKVPSGSNIHIDYSDYEKPSMSVKIQEVFGLHETPKVLNNTLSLQVHLLTPAMTPMQITYDLKSFWENSYAEVRKEVRGKYKRHYWPENPFEAVATSRTKKHMMKNLQE, encoded by the coding sequence ATGTCAGATATGATAAACCTACCTATACATGAAGTCTTACAAGATTTAAAAAGCTCACTGCAAACTAACTCCACACTTATTTTAGAAGCTCCTCCAGGTGCGGGGAAAAGTACGGTTGTACCTATCTCTTTGCTAGATGGTAAAACAATCATCATGTTAGAGCCTCGTCGTGTTGCTGCTCGTATGGTTGCTACACAGATGGCAAAACTTCTTGGAGAAGAGCTTGGACAAAGTGTTGGTTATCAGGTTAAAATGGATAGCGTATATACAAAAGACACAAAGATTTTAGTTGTTACAGAAGCCATTTTAGTTCGTAAACTTCAAGCTAATCAAACTTTAGACAATGTTGCTATGATTATTTTCGATGAGTTTCATGAGAGAAGTATTCACACAGATTTATCTCTAGCACTATCTTTACAAGTTCAAGAACTTCTGCGTGATGATTTAAAAATACTCATAATGTCTGCTACTCTAAACTCAAAAGAAATCTCCTCTTTACTAGGTAGTATTCCCGTTATTACTTCAAAAGGTAAGATGTACGAAGTCCAAAATATATATCTTGACATCAAAACTTCGCAACCAGATGCGAGGTTCTTAAACAGCTTACTACTAAACACAACACTTAAAGCTTTAAAAGAAAATGATGGAGATATTTTAGTTTTTTTAGCAGGAGTTAAAGAGATAAAAAACTTACAAAATTCTCTTTGTAACTCCTGCGCATCTAAGGATATTTTAGTATTACCGCTCTACTCTTCACTACCAAAAAAAGAACAAGACAGAGCAATAAACAAATCTTCAAAAAGAAAGATTATTTTAAGTACAAATATCGCTCAAACATCTCTTACCATAGAGGGTGTAAAAGTAGTCATAGATTCTGGACTAGAAAAACAATCACGATATAACTACTCAAATGCTATGAATCATTTAGATTTAACTTTTATCTCAAAAGATGCGGCTATTCAAAGAGCTGGTCGAGCTGGAAGACTCTCTAATGGAACATGCTACAGACTTTGGCATGAGTCAAAAATACTACAACAATCTACAAAGCCTGAAATACTACGAGCAGATTTATCTTCACTCATTTTAGATTTAGCTTTATGGGGAGTTGATGAGTTTGATGAGTTAAAATTTCTTGATATTCCAAACCAAAACATCATAGAAGAATCTAAAAAGGTTTTAAAAGAGCTAGAGATGCTTGATGACTCTTTTAAGATAACACCTTTTGGAGTAGACGCACTTAGTTTAGGCTTGCATCCAAGGTTTGCATATATGATTTTAAAAGCTACTAACTTAGGCTTTGCATACGAAGCTTGTCTTTTAGCATCTCTCTTAAGTGAAAAAGATATATTTAAAAACTCATCTAAAGATAGCGATATATCATCAAGGTTTACGCATCTAATAGAGAAAGATTTTGATAGCATCTATATAAATAGGTTTAAAGCTAAAGAGGTTATATCTGGGGCTGAGTTTTTTTATAAAAAATTGAAAAGCATTAAAAAAGTTCCGAAGAAAAACTCTTCATTTAATCTAGAGTTACTTAGCGTACTACTTCTTTTTGCATACCCTGATAGACTAGCTCGTCAAAGAGTAAAGAATGATAACAAATATATACTAAGTAATGCAAAGGGAGCTTTGCTTCATGTTGAAGACTCTTTGTTTAACCAAGAGTTTTTAGTGGTAGCAAATCTTCATGCACATGATAAAGACTCAGTGATAAACCTAGCTCTTAGTATAGAGATGGCTAAGATACAAGAGTATTTTTCTTCTTTAATTCTAAAGCAAGAGTCCATAAGCTACAACAAAGAACTTAAAAAGTTTGACATAAGAGAGAATACTTACTTTTTACAACTACTACTTCATTCCAAACCAAGTCCATCTTTTGCCAAGCATAACTTTAAAAAACTACTTTTAGCGCTTGTTAAAAAAGAAGGTTTAGAAATTTTAACTTGGAGTAAAAAAGCTACAAAACTAAAAAATAGAGTGAACTTCTTAAATCATCATCAAGAGTTTATAGACTTTAGCGATGACACTCTACTTAACACACTTAATGTGTGGTTAAAACCTTATCTATCAGGGGTAACAACTATAAAAGCGTTAGAAGCATTAGATGTCTACAATATGCTCTTATCCCTTCTTCCATGGGACAAACAACAACTCCTAGATGCAAAAGCCCCGCCAAGTGTAAAAGTTCCAAGTGGCTCAAATATTCACATAGATTATTCTGATTATGAAAAACCATCTATGAGTGTAAAAATACAAGAAGTTTTTGGACTGCATGAAACTCCAAAAGTACTTAACAATACTCTATCATTACAAGTGCATCTACTAACCCCAGCGATGACTCCGATGCAAATAACTTATGACTTAAAAAGTTTCTGGGAGAACTCTTACGCCGAGGTCAGAAAAGAGGTAAGGGGTAAATATAAAAGACACTATTGGCCAGAGAATCCTTTTGAAGCTGTTGCTACAAGTCGGACTAAAAAACATATGATGAAGAATTTACAAGAATAA